A region from the Candidatus Margulisiibacteriota bacterium genome encodes:
- the fusA gene encoding elongation factor G: MSNNKETLDIYRNIGIAAHIDAGKTTLTERILYYTGINYKIGEVHEGAATMDWMEQEQERGITITSAATTCYWNGKRINIIDTPGHVDFTVEVERSLRVLDGMVAVFCAVGGVQPQSETVWRQAVKYQVPRLIFVNKMDRVGADFFSVVEQVKEKLQAKVVPVQIPIGQEENFKGVVDLVKMKALVYQSDEMGKTYEVMEIPDELREKAEEYRSAVIEAAAEANDELMMKYLEGEELTEEEIMSGLRSLTIVNKIVPMFCGTAFKNKGVQPLLDGVSDYLPSPLDVPSVKGVNPSNGNEDIRNAAIDEPFAALAFKVATDPYVGRLTFIRVYSGKLSSGTYVYNSTKGKRERIGRLLQMHANSRKDIDAVHAGDICAAIGLKDTTTGDTLCDEKLSIILESMTFPETVISVAVEPKTKVDQEKMGEALQKLAEEDPTFKVKVDHETGQTIIAGMGELHLEIIVDRMKREFKVEANVGKPQVAYKETIRSKVDQEGKFIRQTGGRGQYGHVYLTVEPLEAGKGFEFVNDIVGGVVPREYIPAVEKGVKESLNSGVMAGYPILDVKVTLYDGSYHDVDSSEMAFKIAASMAFKDGCAKANPVLLEPLMDVEVTVPEINMGDVIGDLNSRRGRIEGMSAKLGLQIIKGKAPLSEMFGYATDLRSLTQGRGTYTMQFAEYQEIPKNIADGIIEKTKGAGR; the protein is encoded by the coding sequence ATGTCAAATAATAAAGAAACATTAGATATATATAGAAATATTGGAATTGCTGCTCATATTGATGCTGGTAAAACTACATTAACCGAAAGAATTTTGTACTATACTGGTATTAATTATAAAATTGGTGAAGTCCATGAAGGTGCTGCAACTATGGATTGGATGGAGCAAGAGCAGGAGCGAGGAATAACAATTACATCTGCTGCAACGACATGCTACTGGAATGGCAAAAGAATTAACATTATTGACACACCAGGGCACGTGGATTTTACTGTAGAAGTTGAACGATCACTTAGGGTTCTTGATGGTATGGTTGCGGTATTCTGTGCAGTTGGCGGAGTCCAGCCACAATCCGAAACAGTATGGCGACAAGCAGTAAAATATCAAGTACCACGCTTAATTTTCGTTAATAAAATGGATAGAGTCGGTGCTGATTTCTTTTCTGTGGTAGAACAAGTTAAAGAGAAATTGCAGGCAAAAGTTGTTCCGGTCCAAATTCCAATTGGACAAGAAGAGAATTTTAAAGGTGTTGTAGATTTAGTAAAAATGAAGGCTTTAGTTTACCAATCGGACGAAATGGGAAAAACGTATGAGGTTATGGAGATTCCAGATGAATTAAGAGAAAAGGCCGAAGAGTATCGGAGTGCAGTCATCGAGGCAGCTGCAGAGGCAAACGATGAATTGATGATGAAGTATTTAGAAGGCGAGGAATTAACTGAAGAAGAGATAATGTCCGGGTTAAGATCTCTAACAATAGTAAACAAAATTGTACCGATGTTTTGTGGTACAGCTTTTAAGAATAAAGGAGTTCAGCCCTTACTTGATGGTGTTAGTGATTATTTGCCATCACCATTGGATGTGCCTTCAGTGAAAGGTGTAAATCCAAGTAATGGAAATGAAGATATTAGAAATGCTGCAATAGATGAACCGTTTGCTGCTTTAGCTTTTAAAGTAGCCACTGATCCGTATGTAGGTAGACTTACTTTTATAAGAGTGTATTCTGGTAAGTTAAGTTCTGGCACCTATGTATATAACTCAACAAAAGGAAAACGTGAAAGAATTGGAAGATTATTGCAAATGCATGCAAATTCAAGGAAAGATATTGATGCAGTACATGCTGGAGACATTTGCGCCGCAATTGGACTGAAAGATACAACTACTGGAGACACGTTATGCGATGAAAAGTTGTCTATCATTTTGGAATCTATGACGTTTCCTGAAACTGTTATATCGGTTGCTGTAGAACCTAAAACAAAAGTAGACCAGGAGAAGATGGGCGAAGCATTGCAAAAGCTGGCAGAAGAAGACCCGACATTTAAGGTAAAAGTGGATCATGAAACAGGGCAAACAATAATTGCTGGAATGGGAGAGCTACATCTCGAAATTATCGTTGATAGAATGAAACGAGAATTTAAAGTTGAAGCTAATGTTGGAAAGCCACAGGTAGCTTATAAAGAAACTATTCGATCGAAAGTTGATCAAGAAGGAAAATTTATAAGGCAAACTGGCGGTCGTGGACAATATGGTCATGTTTATTTAACTGTTGAGCCATTAGAGGCAGGAAAAGGTTTTGAATTTGTTAATGACATAGTCGGTGGAGTTGTACCTAGGGAGTATATCCCCGCAGTTGAAAAGGGAGTCAAGGAGTCGCTAAATAGCGGTGTTATGGCTGGCTATCCTATATTAGATGTGAAAGTTACACTTTATGATGGCTCATACCATGACGTTGATTCATCGGAAATGGCATTTAAAATAGCTGCTTCAATGGCTTTTAAGGATGGTTGTGCAAAAGCTAATCCAGTATTGCTTGAACCATTAATGGATGTTGAAGTAACAGTACCAGAAATAAATATGGGGGATGTAATTGGAGATTTAAACTCGCGTCGAGGCAGGATTGAAGGTATGTCGGCGAAGTTGGGATTGCAGATAATTAAAGGAAAGGCTCCATTGTCTGAAATGTTTGGGTACGCTACAGATTTAAGGTCATTGACACAAGGACGAGGTACTTATACAATGCAATTCGCGGAGTACCAGGAAATTCCAAAGAATATAGCCGACGGAATTATTGAAAAAACTAAAGGTGCGGGTAGATAA
- a CDS encoding 30S ribosomal protein S7, whose amino-acid sequence MPRRSRTLKRNVVIDTKFNSTLVGQLINRVMWDGKKDIAEKIVYGTFDELSAKLGKPSIDIFEEALKNIAPIMEVKSRRVGGSTYQVPVEVRKTRSISLALRWLVGNARKRSGKTMVDKLTAEILDSFNKTGASIKKREDTHKMAEANKAFAHFKW is encoded by the coding sequence ATGCCGAGACGCAGTAGAACGTTAAAGAGAAATGTAGTTATAGATACTAAATTCAATAGTACGTTAGTTGGACAACTCATAAACAGAGTTATGTGGGATGGTAAAAAAGATATAGCAGAGAAGATTGTTTATGGAACGTTTGATGAGCTAAGTGCTAAGTTGGGAAAGCCTTCAATAGACATATTTGAAGAAGCATTAAAAAACATTGCACCAATAATGGAAGTTAAGTCTCGTAGAGTGGGTGGGTCAACGTATCAGGTGCCTGTAGAAGTAAGAAAGACCAGAAGCATTTCGCTAGCTTTGAGATGGCTAGTGGGTAATGCACGAAAAAGAAGTGGTAAAACTATGGTAGATAAGTTAACTGCAGAAATATTAGACTCGTTCAATAAGACGGGCGCATCGATTAAAAAGAGAGAAGATACTCATAAAATGGCAGAAGCAAACAAGGCATTTGCACATTTTAAGTGGTAA
- a CDS encoding 30S ribosomal protein S12 produces MPTINQLVSKGRKKKITKNKVPALTQCPQKRGVCTRVYTTTPKKPNSALRKVARIRLTNGQEVTSYIPGEGHNLQEHSVVMIRGGRVKDLPGVRYHIIRGTLDTAGVDKKRQARSKYGSKRAKKK; encoded by the coding sequence GTGCCGACTATTAACCAATTAGTAAGCAAGGGAAGAAAAAAGAAAATTACCAAAAACAAGGTTCCGGCCTTGACTCAATGCCCTCAAAAAAGAGGAGTTTGTACGAGGGTTTATACAACGACTCCTAAGAAACCTAATTCAGCTTTACGTAAAGTTGCGAGAATAAGGCTAACAAATGGTCAGGAAGTTACATCGTATATTCCAGGAGAGGGTCATAATTTGCAAGAACACTCTGTTGTTATGATTCGTGGAGGTAGGGTTAAGGATTTGCCTGGAGTTAGATACCATATAATACGCGGAACATTGGATACTGCTGGAGTAGACAAGAAGAGACAAGCACGATCAAAATATGGGTCGAAAAGGGCTAAGAAGAAATAG
- a CDS encoding DNA-directed RNA polymerase subunit beta': MLATSSSGFKKIKIGVASPERIRFWSYGEVEKPETINYRTFRPERKGLFCEKIFGPVKDWECACGKYRRVRYRGIICERCGVEVTHSKVRRERMGHIELATPVSHIWYLKGIPSYMGVLLNMTVRTLEDVIYYDSYIVTDVDDAIADQLQEKQLLSESEYLELKEKFGNKFKADIGAKAIRDLLAKIEINKLIEELREEIKSSKGQKKIKVTKRLRIAESFGKAGNKPDWMVMDVIPVMPPDLRPMVQLEGGRFATSDLNDLYRRVVNRNNRLKRLLDLGAPGMIIRNEKRMLQESVDVLINNGSRGRSVTGSNGRPLKSLSEIIQGKQGRFRQNLLGKRVDYSGRSVIVVGPHLKLHQCGLPKTMALELFKPFVIRRLVEKDIVQNVKSAKRKIERKDIVVWDALEEVIEGHPVLLNRAPTLHRLGIQAFEPVLVEGKAIQIPPLVCSAFNADFDGDQMAIHIPLSIEAQAEARLLMLASNNILSPANGRSIVTPTQDMVLGLYYLTTANKHSKKGEGMVFMSDEEAIKAYELRAADLQTKITVRRHGKRIESTIGRIIFNDSINVIIHEKNGLQEHDFINEVVGKKQIANLLLKWFKTYGTKVAAELADQMKDLGFKFSTTAGFSISIDDLVVPESKKEIIARSEDESAQVEKLYQQGILSSREKKQKIIEIWRGTSERVTEAMLEGFDELNNIFVMANSGARGSVDQVKQLAGMRGLMADSQGNTVDIPIKSNFREGLTLTEYFISSYGARKGLVDTALRTADSGYLTRRLVDVAQDVIINEEDCQTKKGIILTEITGIIPLAERLEGRTTLDDVISRKTGQVILKADEEIDYDKAKEIVAAGIEDVRVRSVLTCRAKVGICQKCYGRDLSSHQLISLGEAVGIIAAQSIGEPGTQLTMRTFHTGGVDLSKASKIELKSTKTGTVRLSSDMQLKKLKDEFGRDIVLVVREGKLQVKGKEPNNEESIAVPRGALLLITNNQKVDPDTVLAVHDQTFEYIISGHRGQVYLLNLDIIEKKDSAGAFVGWISKSDGEVLLIDVNKKLDVDIVEGTKIKVKVGQLLKKGEILAGEVKSPIAGVIFDINANKVIINPGESYPISAGSDIMVKNGQVVEVNDILARESAGSMLMQRARDIVSGLPRVEELFEARKPKLQSILSEIDGTVETSEKGGLRLIIVHDPVTSESKEYKVPLGTKLKVYTGKEVKKGDLLTDGVINPHDLIIILGVQQAQEYLLEEIQKVYRSQGVTINDKHIEVIMRQMTKRIQIVEMGDSDLLPDEKIDIIEFEEINKRLRGEGKQPARGTRVLLGITKASLNTDSFISAASFQETARVLTMAAVRGQIDDMVALKENVIIGKLIPAGTGFPKFRNIEISMKDIVGEDNVVEEPVQDVIEEMVE; this comes from the coding sequence ATGTTAGCTACGAGTTCTAGCGGATTTAAAAAGATAAAAATCGGGGTTGCTTCGCCGGAAAGAATACGGTTTTGGTCTTATGGTGAAGTTGAAAAACCAGAAACGATTAACTATAGAACTTTTCGTCCTGAGAGAAAAGGACTTTTTTGTGAAAAAATATTCGGTCCGGTAAAAGATTGGGAATGTGCTTGCGGGAAATACAGGCGTGTTCGATATCGAGGGATTATTTGCGAAAGGTGCGGAGTTGAAGTTACCCATTCAAAAGTCCGAAGAGAGCGAATGGGGCATATTGAACTTGCTACTCCAGTATCGCATATATGGTATTTAAAGGGCATCCCAAGTTATATGGGTGTGCTGCTAAACATGACCGTCAGGACTTTAGAAGATGTAATCTATTATGATTCTTATATTGTAACGGATGTAGATGATGCAATTGCAGATCAATTACAAGAAAAGCAACTTTTATCAGAATCTGAATATTTGGAGTTAAAAGAAAAATTTGGAAATAAGTTCAAAGCGGATATTGGCGCAAAAGCAATTAGAGATTTGCTTGCGAAAATAGAGATCAATAAACTTATAGAAGAACTTCGTGAAGAGATCAAAAGTTCAAAAGGTCAAAAGAAAATAAAGGTTACTAAGAGATTAAGGATTGCTGAATCTTTCGGCAAAGCTGGGAATAAACCTGACTGGATGGTCATGGATGTTATTCCTGTAATGCCGCCAGATCTCAGACCAATGGTTCAGTTGGAAGGCGGTAGGTTTGCAACTTCGGATCTTAATGACCTGTATCGTCGAGTAGTAAACAGGAATAATCGACTAAAGAGGTTACTTGATCTTGGTGCACCAGGAATGATAATCAGGAACGAAAAACGAATGCTGCAAGAATCTGTCGATGTTTTGATTAATAATGGTAGTAGAGGCCGTTCCGTAACCGGATCTAATGGCAGGCCATTAAAGTCGTTAAGCGAAATCATCCAAGGTAAACAAGGCAGATTTAGACAAAACTTGCTCGGTAAGCGAGTCGATTATTCAGGTAGATCAGTAATTGTTGTTGGACCTCACCTCAAATTACATCAATGCGGTCTACCAAAAACTATGGCGCTGGAGTTATTTAAGCCATTTGTAATAAGAAGACTTGTTGAGAAAGATATTGTTCAGAATGTTAAGAGTGCGAAAAGAAAGATAGAAAGAAAAGATATTGTCGTTTGGGATGCATTAGAAGAGGTTATTGAGGGACATCCTGTATTGCTTAATCGTGCTCCAACGCTTCATCGACTTGGAATTCAAGCGTTTGAACCTGTATTAGTTGAAGGTAAGGCAATCCAAATTCCCCCACTTGTATGTTCAGCGTTTAATGCCGATTTTGATGGTGATCAGATGGCCATTCATATTCCTCTTTCAATAGAAGCACAAGCAGAAGCACGACTTTTAATGTTGGCAAGCAATAACATATTATCACCAGCAAATGGAAGATCAATTGTGACACCAACGCAGGATATGGTACTAGGCCTCTATTATTTAACTACCGCAAACAAACATTCTAAAAAAGGTGAAGGCATGGTTTTTATGAGCGATGAAGAAGCTATAAAAGCGTATGAGCTTAGAGCTGCAGATTTGCAAACAAAGATCACCGTGAGAAGACATGGGAAAAGAATAGAGTCAACCATCGGTAGAATAATTTTTAATGATTCAATAAATGTTATTATTCATGAAAAGAATGGGCTTCAGGAACATGATTTTATTAACGAAGTCGTTGGTAAAAAACAGATAGCTAATTTATTATTAAAATGGTTTAAGACATATGGTACCAAAGTTGCTGCAGAATTAGCTGATCAAATGAAAGATTTAGGTTTTAAATTTTCAACAACAGCCGGCTTCTCAATTTCTATTGATGATCTTGTAGTACCTGAAAGTAAAAAGGAAATCATTGCTCGATCAGAAGATGAGAGTGCACAAGTAGAAAAGCTTTATCAACAAGGCATCCTATCAAGCAGAGAAAAGAAGCAGAAAATTATTGAAATATGGAGAGGAACTTCAGAACGAGTAACTGAAGCAATGCTTGAAGGTTTCGATGAGTTAAATAATATTTTTGTTATGGCAAACTCTGGAGCTAGAGGAAGTGTTGACCAAGTTAAACAGTTAGCAGGAATGCGAGGTCTAATGGCTGATTCTCAAGGGAACACCGTAGATATTCCAATTAAGTCTAACTTTAGAGAAGGATTAACATTAACTGAATATTTTATTTCTTCGTACGGTGCTCGTAAGGGTTTGGTAGATACTGCTTTACGTACGGCAGACTCAGGTTATTTAACGAGAAGGCTTGTCGATGTTGCACAAGACGTAATTATCAATGAAGAAGATTGTCAGACAAAGAAAGGTATAATATTAACAGAAATTACTGGTATTATACCCTTAGCTGAAAGGCTTGAAGGAAGGACAACCCTTGATGATGTCATTAGCAGAAAAACAGGTCAGGTAATTTTAAAAGCCGATGAAGAAATTGATTATGATAAAGCAAAAGAGATTGTAGCTGCTGGCATAGAAGATGTACGAGTTCGCTCTGTTTTAACCTGTCGTGCAAAGGTAGGTATTTGTCAGAAGTGTTATGGCAGAGATTTATCATCTCATCAGTTGATAAGTTTAGGTGAAGCTGTTGGTATTATTGCAGCGCAGTCAATTGGAGAGCCTGGAACCCAGCTGACGATGAGAACCTTCCATACTGGTGGTGTTGATTTAAGTAAAGCATCTAAAATAGAATTAAAATCAACAAAGACAGGTACTGTGCGATTAAGCTCAGATATGCAGCTAAAGAAACTTAAAGATGAATTTGGAAGAGATATTGTTTTAGTTGTTAGAGAGGGTAAATTGCAGGTAAAAGGGAAAGAGCCAAACAATGAAGAAAGTATCGCAGTACCGAGGGGTGCGTTATTATTAATTACAAATAATCAGAAGGTTGATCCTGATACAGTATTAGCAGTTCACGATCAAACTTTTGAATACATTATTTCTGGTCATCGTGGGCAGGTGTATCTACTTAACTTAGACATTATTGAAAAGAAGGATAGTGCCGGTGCATTTGTAGGGTGGATATCTAAGAGCGATGGTGAAGTTTTATTAATTGATGTCAATAAAAAGTTAGATGTGGATATAGTAGAAGGTACCAAGATCAAAGTAAAAGTTGGCCAGTTACTAAAAAAAGGTGAGATACTTGCTGGTGAAGTTAAGTCTCCTATAGCAGGTGTTATATTTGATATAAATGCAAATAAAGTAATAATTAATCCTGGAGAATCATATCCAATTTCTGCTGGTTCCGATATTATGGTTAAAAATGGACAGGTAGTTGAAGTAAATGATATCTTGGCTCGTGAATCAGCCGGTTCAATGCTTATGCAAAGAGCAAGGGATATTGTTTCAGGTTTACCGAGAGTTGAAGAACTGTTTGAAGCAAGGAAACCTAAGTTGCAATCAATACTAAGTGAAATAGATGGTACTGTTGAAACTTCTGAAAAAGGTGGCTTGCGTCTTATTATTGTTCATGATCCTGTTACAAGTGAATCGAAAGAGTACAAAGTTCCATTAGGTACTAAGCTCAAGGTATATACAGGAAAAGAAGTTAAAAAGGGTGATTTGCTTACTGACGGCGTAATTAATCCTCATGACTTGATTATTATTTTAGGAGTACAGCAGGCACAAGAATATCTTCTAGAAGAAATTCAGAAGGTATACAGAAGCCAGGGTGTTACAATAAATGATAAGCATATTGAAGTAATTATGAGGCAAATGACAAAGCGTATCCAAATTGTCGAAATGGGAGATTCCGATCTGCTACCGGATGAAAAAATCGATATAATTGAGTTTGAGGAGATTAATAAACGCTTAAGAGGTGAAGGAAAACAACCAGCTCGAGGAACCAGGGTTCTTTTGGGTATTACCAAAGCATCTCTTAATACGGATAGTTTTATATCAGCCGCATCGTTTCAAGAAACCGCAAGAGTTTTGACTATGGCTGCTGTTCGAGGACAAATTGATGATATGGTCGCATTAAAAGAGAATGTAATAATTGGCAAATTGATACCGGCAGGTACAGGTTTCCCAAAATTCAGAAATATTGAGATCTCTATGAAAGATATTGTTGGTGAAGACAATGTTGTTGAAGAACCAGTACAAGACGTCATAGAGGAAATGGTTGAATAA
- the rpoB gene encoding DNA-directed RNA polymerase subunit beta: MNLHPNAKPDILPVPDLVELQKSSYERFIKEGLKEELKSISPIIGYNGRYELEFLDDYSIGEPEFDLEECKVKEITYAAPLRVSVRLIDKETGEVKVQEVFMGDIPKMTEKGTFLINGAERVVVSQFVRSPGVYFGEKIDKQGLRTSQATVIPNRGAWFDVEIDKNKVFYAHINKMKKIPFSIFLGAIGINEAEMKSACKEAEFIENTLEKGPVESPTDALLEIYRKLRPGDPLTIEGAKLLLSNLFFDDKKYDLGKVGRYKLNKRLGVSIDRNCYVLTKEDILSIMNELIDVFNGEGFTDDIDHLGNRRVRSVGELMQLQFRVGLARLERLIKEQMAISESEKIVPQNLINIRPLVSVMREFFGSSQLSQFMDQTNPLAELTHRRRLSALGPGGLTKERAGYEVRDIHPSHYGRICVIETPEGPNAGLIGPLGTYARTNEFGFIETPYRKVVNKKVTNEIEYLTADIEDRFRIAPCDVHIDDNNNLIDKQVPVRYKKEFILGKAEDVDYIGVSPKQLLGITTALIPFLEHDDANRALMGANMQRQATPLIRPDRPYVGTGMEREIARYGGALVLAEEEGSVQKVTSDEIVVGRGKKKKVYLLHKYQRSNQNTCVNHKPIVRVGDEVKAGDVLADGPSSKDGELALGKNILVAFMPWEGFNYEDSVLISERMVIDDTFTTVHINRFEVDVRSTKLGDEELTREVPNVSEDALKELDEKGIIRIGAEVKAGDILVGKVTPKGETEPPAEEKLLRAIFGDKARDMRDTSLRVPSGETGKIVDVRVFSRENDDKLPSGVNAVVRIYVAQLRKISIGDKVAGRHGNKGVISKILPVEDMPMLPDGTHVDMVLNPLGVPSRMNVGQIYETLLGNAAWAKNIHYEVSPFDESLGEEASRKAIERELNESSKIPGFEWLSNGGKVKLRDGRTGEYFDKEITVGKMYMLKLIHLVDDKIHARSTGPYSLVTQQPLGGKAQFGGQRFGEMEVWALEAYGAAHLLQELLTIKSDDVSGRAKAYEAIIKGKPIQKSGTPESFKVLLRELRSIALDVRVLDEDGTEIDNR; this comes from the coding sequence ATTAATCTCCATCCAAATGCGAAACCCGATATACTACCAGTTCCTGATTTAGTTGAACTACAAAAAAGTTCGTATGAGCGATTTATTAAAGAAGGACTCAAAGAAGAGTTGAAAAGTATTTCGCCTATCATAGGATATAATGGCAGATATGAATTAGAATTTTTGGATGACTATTCTATTGGAGAACCTGAGTTCGATTTAGAGGAATGTAAAGTAAAAGAAATTACATACGCAGCTCCTTTGCGAGTATCCGTAAGGTTAATTGACAAGGAAACCGGTGAGGTTAAGGTTCAAGAAGTTTTTATGGGAGATATCCCGAAGATGACCGAAAAAGGGACCTTCCTAATCAATGGTGCAGAAAGAGTTGTTGTTAGTCAGTTTGTCAGATCTCCTGGTGTTTATTTTGGTGAAAAAATTGATAAACAAGGATTAAGAACTAGTCAGGCAACTGTTATTCCTAATCGTGGGGCATGGTTTGATGTAGAAATTGATAAGAACAAGGTTTTCTACGCGCATATTAACAAAATGAAAAAAATCCCGTTTTCTATTTTTCTTGGGGCAATCGGTATTAATGAAGCTGAGATGAAATCGGCCTGTAAAGAAGCAGAATTTATTGAAAATACACTTGAAAAGGGACCGGTAGAATCTCCAACAGATGCACTCTTAGAAATTTATAGAAAATTACGTCCAGGTGACCCTCTAACAATAGAGGGAGCAAAGTTATTACTAAGCAACCTGTTTTTTGATGACAAAAAATATGACCTTGGAAAAGTTGGAAGATATAAGCTAAATAAGAGACTCGGAGTTAGTATTGACAGGAATTGCTATGTATTAACCAAAGAAGATATTCTATCAATTATGAATGAATTGATAGATGTTTTTAATGGCGAGGGTTTCACAGATGATATTGATCATTTAGGGAATCGTCGTGTTAGATCAGTTGGAGAATTAATGCAGTTACAATTTCGAGTCGGGCTAGCTAGATTAGAGAGATTAATTAAAGAGCAGATGGCGATAAGTGAATCAGAAAAAATAGTTCCTCAGAATCTAATCAATATAAGGCCATTGGTTTCAGTAATGAGGGAATTTTTTGGATCCAGCCAGTTATCCCAGTTTATGGACCAGACAAATCCTTTGGCAGAGTTAACACACAGACGAAGGTTAAGTGCACTTGGTCCTGGCGGGCTTACAAAAGAGCGCGCAGGTTATGAAGTTCGTGATATACATCCGTCGCATTATGGTAGGATATGTGTTATTGAAACTCCTGAAGGACCAAATGCCGGATTAATTGGGCCATTGGGAACATACGCACGGACTAATGAATTTGGTTTTATCGAAACACCATATAGAAAAGTAGTAAATAAAAAAGTCACGAACGAGATAGAGTACTTAACTGCAGATATTGAAGACCGGTTTAGAATTGCACCTTGTGATGTACATATAGATGATAATAATAATTTAATTGATAAACAAGTGCCGGTCAGATACAAGAAAGAGTTTATTCTAGGGAAAGCTGAAGATGTAGATTATATTGGGGTATCTCCAAAGCAGCTTTTGGGTATAACAACAGCTTTAATCCCATTTCTTGAACACGATGATGCTAACAGAGCTCTTATGGGAGCAAACATGCAACGTCAAGCTACTCCACTGATCCGGCCTGATAGACCTTATGTTGGTACCGGTATGGAACGAGAAATTGCTCGATATGGTGGTGCTTTGGTTCTTGCGGAGGAAGAAGGATCTGTACAGAAGGTGACCTCAGATGAAATTGTTGTTGGCCGCGGAAAGAAGAAAAAAGTTTATTTATTGCATAAATATCAACGGTCTAATCAAAATACTTGCGTTAATCATAAACCTATCGTAAGAGTTGGTGATGAAGTTAAGGCTGGCGATGTATTAGCTGACGGGCCTTCATCCAAAGATGGCGAGCTTGCTTTAGGAAAAAATATTTTAGTTGCATTTATGCCATGGGAAGGCTTCAATTATGAGGATTCTGTCTTAATAAGCGAAAGAATGGTAATTGATGATACTTTTACTACGGTGCATATTAATCGATTTGAAGTAGATGTTAGGTCAACTAAACTTGGAGATGAAGAATTAACAAGAGAAGTTCCGAATGTATCCGAAGATGCGTTAAAGGAACTTGATGAAAAAGGTATCATTCGAATTGGTGCTGAAGTAAAAGCAGGAGATATCCTAGTTGGGAAAGTAACGCCGAAGGGTGAAACTGAGCCACCGGCAGAGGAAAAACTTTTACGCGCTATATTTGGAGATAAAGCTAGAGATATGAGAGATACTTCTCTAAGAGTGCCTTCAGGGGAAACCGGCAAAATAGTTGATGTTAGAGTATTTTCTAGAGAAAATGATGATAAATTACCCTCTGGTGTGAATGCTGTAGTGAGGATATATGTAGCTCAATTAAGGAAAATATCTATTGGGGATAAGGTAGCTGGAAGACATGGAAACAAGGGAGTTATTTCAAAGATACTTCCTGTCGAGGATATGCCAATGTTACCTGATGGAACTCACGTTGATATGGTTCTTAATCCATTAGGTGTTCCTTCACGTATGAATGTCGGTCAAATATACGAAACACTTCTTGGAAACGCTGCCTGGGCTAAGAATATACATTATGAAGTTTCACCTTTTGATGAATCCTTAGGAGAGGAAGCATCACGAAAGGCGATTGAACGAGAACTTAATGAATCAAGTAAAATACCTGGATTTGAATGGCTATCAAATGGCGGGAAAGTTAAATTAAGGGATGGTCGGACCGGTGAATATTTTGACAAGGAAATTACTGTTGGAAAAATGTATATGTTAAAACTTATTCACCTTGTTGATGATAAAATTCATGCACGATCTACAGGTCCTTACTCATTAGTAACTCAACAGCCACTTGGGGGAAAAGCCCAATTTGGTGGTCAGCGATTTGGTGAAATGGAAGTGTGGGCACTAGAAGCTTATGGCGCGGCACATTTACTTCAGGAATTGCTAACTATTAAGTCTGATGATGTAAGTGGTAGGGCTAAGGCGTATGAGGCTATTATTAAAGGTAAGCCAATCCAAAAATCTGGCACTCCAGAATCGTTTAAAGTTTTACTTCGTGAATTAAGAAGTATTGCTCTTGACGTAAGGGTGCTTGATGAAGACGGTACAGAGATTGATAACAGATAA
- the rplL gene encoding 50S ribosomal protein L7/L12: MSNTEIIDQIEKMSVLELSQLVKALEEKFGVSAAAPMAFAAAPTAAPAEEAVEKTEFEVVLISAGEKKIGVLKVLRELTGLGLKEAKAIVDSAPKSVKEKATKEEAEDMKKKLEAEGATIEVK, encoded by the coding sequence GTGTCAAATACTGAAATAATAGATCAAATTGAGAAAATGTCAGTGCTAGAGCTTTCACAGTTAGTAAAAGCATTAGAAGAAAAGTTCGGCGTAAGCGCAGCTGCCCCAATGGCCTTTGCTGCTGCTCCAACTGCTGCTCCTGCTGAAGAAGCTGTAGAGAAGACAGAATTTGAAGTGGTTCTTATAAGCGCTGGGGAGAAAAAGATCGGTGTTCTAAAAGTTCTAAGAGAGTTGACAGGGCTTGGATTAAAAGAAGCGAAAGCAATTGTTGATTCAGCACCGAAGTCTGTCAAAGAGAAAGCGACTAAAGAAGAAGCAGAAGATATGAAAAAGAAGCTTGAAGCAGAAGGCGCAACAATCGAAGTAAAATAA